Proteins encoded by one window of Kribbella flavida DSM 17836:
- a CDS encoding DUF7594 domain-containing protein translates to MRDNPSRRHGRHRSAVPSDALNEPVAKAGRRALIPILAAGALVLTTAGVGVAALDSDEPAPAPVTVTAAADAYVSTKSATQRHGWSTRLVVKLNESTSYLRYAAPAVADGYDRKATLVLTRLTTGNPSTIKVSAAPGGWTEAVTAATAPAPGAPIAAAADDGRSRELRIDVSAGVTRSGSLDLALTQAAGRGGTVFGSRESGTAQTKLEISYLPGGSTPPVPSTPTSAPTTTAPTVSPTVTATRPTTTTPRPTASKPTATPTTTPTTTKPTPTPTTPTPTAPPTSGPGCTVSALLVPSCGAWWGAAANPLGSESWDQALSTFEATTGRTVDIAHYYNSSPKLFPTAEMIKRAREPGKKRMLLLNWKPEMGRTWAQVAAGDPEVDKAIDAEARYLKSTFPEKFFLGIHHEPEEEVRPAAGSGYTAKDYRAMYRHVVQRLRANGVTNAVFVMNYMGTPHWGSQPWFEDLYPGDDVVDWIAEDPYIFGDDANWWGPFTTGVNRKDTYTNPGWPGFYTWATTKHPGKPIMLGEWGVDEQTMLGMSKADVLRTVQDGLRKMPQVKALVYWNESTFHTVGTTRLDSSPASLAAAREIANTGLLARQLK, encoded by the coding sequence ATGCGGGACAACCCCTCCCGTAGGCATGGCCGGCACCGGTCTGCCGTTCCCTCCGACGCACTGAACGAACCGGTCGCCAAGGCCGGCCGCAGGGCCCTGATTCCGATCCTGGCGGCCGGCGCGCTCGTGCTGACCACCGCCGGAGTCGGCGTCGCGGCGCTCGACTCCGACGAGCCGGCACCCGCCCCGGTGACGGTCACCGCCGCCGCGGACGCCTACGTGTCCACCAAGTCCGCGACCCAGCGGCACGGCTGGTCCACCCGGCTCGTCGTCAAGCTGAACGAGTCCACCAGCTACCTCCGGTACGCCGCACCGGCTGTTGCCGACGGCTACGACCGCAAGGCCACCCTGGTCCTCACCCGGCTGACCACCGGCAACCCGAGCACGATCAAGGTCTCCGCCGCCCCCGGCGGCTGGACCGAGGCGGTCACCGCCGCCACTGCTCCCGCGCCGGGCGCCCCGATCGCTGCGGCCGCCGACGACGGCCGGTCCCGCGAGTTGCGCATCGACGTGTCCGCGGGCGTGACCCGGAGCGGGTCGCTGGACCTGGCCCTGACCCAGGCGGCCGGCCGCGGTGGCACGGTCTTCGGTTCCCGGGAGTCCGGCACCGCCCAGACGAAGCTGGAGATCAGCTACCTGCCGGGTGGCTCGACCCCGCCCGTACCGTCGACGCCCACCTCGGCGCCGACCACGACCGCGCCGACGGTCAGTCCGACGGTGACGGCCACCCGGCCGACCACGACGACGCCACGGCCCACCGCCAGCAAGCCGACGGCGACGCCCACGACGACGCCCACGACGACAAAGCCGACGCCCACGCCGACCACGCCGACGCCGACCGCGCCGCCCACCAGCGGCCCCGGCTGCACGGTCTCCGCGCTGTTGGTGCCGTCCTGCGGCGCCTGGTGGGGTGCGGCGGCGAACCCGCTGGGTTCGGAGAGCTGGGACCAGGCGCTGTCGACGTTCGAGGCGACCACCGGCCGTACGGTCGACATCGCGCACTACTACAACTCGAGCCCGAAGCTGTTTCCGACGGCCGAGATGATCAAGCGGGCCCGCGAACCCGGCAAGAAGCGCATGCTGCTGCTGAACTGGAAGCCGGAGATGGGCCGGACCTGGGCCCAGGTCGCCGCCGGTGACCCGGAGGTCGACAAGGCGATCGACGCCGAGGCGCGGTACCTGAAGTCGACGTTCCCGGAGAAGTTCTTCCTCGGCATCCACCACGAGCCGGAGGAAGAGGTCAGGCCGGCCGCCGGCTCGGGCTACACGGCCAAGGACTACCGGGCGATGTACCGGCACGTGGTCCAGCGGCTGCGTGCGAACGGCGTCACCAACGCCGTCTTCGTGATGAACTACATGGGCACTCCGCACTGGGGTTCGCAGCCCTGGTTCGAGGACCTCTACCCCGGTGACGACGTGGTCGACTGGATCGCGGAGGACCCGTACATCTTCGGCGACGACGCGAACTGGTGGGGTCCGTTCACCACCGGCGTCAACCGCAAGGACACCTACACCAATCCCGGCTGGCCGGGCTTCTACACCTGGGCGACCACCAAGCACCCGGGCAAGCCGATCATGCTGGGCGAGTGGGGCGTCGACGAGCAGACCATGCTCGGCATGAGCAAGGCCGACGTGCTGCGCACGGTGCAGGACGGCCTGCGCAAGATGCCGCAGGTCAAGGCGCTGGTGTACTGGAACGAGTCGACCTTCCACACCGTCGGCACGACCAGGCTCGACTCGTCGCCGGCCAGCCTGGCCGCCGCGCGGGAGATCGCGAACACCGGGCTGCTCGCCCGTCAGCTGAAGTAG
- a CDS encoding class I SAM-dependent methyltransferase, which yields MTRALGLGAHRSNKGDRGVEKRITALAGLTELSGGRLLDVGCGDGTYTRRLAAGFDHVTAVDVEPERLAVFRSEVAGTELAGKLVIRQMPAEQLDLPDASFDVVTTIEVLEHVRDLDASLAEIHRVLVPGGRFLITSPNRWFPFETHGFFVLGKRRPPRYGPFLPWIVPLHRRLADARSFTVRGLSRQIEAQGFRLVGVDYIMPPFDRSGLGGRIRPLTDGIERSRLSFFGMALILVLEKV from the coding sequence ATGACACGTGCGCTGGGCCTGGGTGCCCACCGGAGCAACAAGGGCGACCGCGGCGTCGAGAAGCGCATCACCGCGCTCGCCGGCCTGACCGAACTGTCGGGCGGCCGGCTGCTGGACGTCGGCTGCGGCGACGGCACCTACACCCGTCGGCTCGCCGCCGGGTTCGACCACGTCACCGCGGTCGACGTCGAGCCGGAACGGCTGGCCGTCTTCCGGTCGGAGGTGGCGGGAACCGAGCTGGCGGGCAAGCTGGTGATCCGGCAGATGCCGGCCGAGCAGCTCGACCTGCCGGACGCGTCGTTCGACGTGGTCACCACGATCGAGGTGCTCGAGCACGTCCGGGACCTGGACGCCTCGCTGGCGGAGATCCACCGGGTACTGGTGCCCGGCGGCCGGTTCCTGATCACCTCGCCGAACCGGTGGTTCCCGTTCGAGACGCACGGCTTCTTCGTGCTCGGCAAGCGCCGGCCGCCGCGGTACGGGCCGTTCCTGCCGTGGATCGTGCCGTTGCACCGGCGGCTGGCCGACGCCCGGTCGTTCACCGTGCGTGGGCTGTCCCGGCAGATCGAGGCCCAGGGGTTCCGGCTGGTCGGCGTGGACTACATCATGCCGCCGTTCGACCGGTCCGGTCTGGGCGGCCGGATCCGCCCGCTCACCGACGGCATCGAGCGCTCCCGGCTCAGCTTCTTCGGGATGGCGCTGATCCTGGTGCTCGAAAAGGTCTGA